From the bacterium genome, one window contains:
- a CDS encoding MFS transporter, translating to MSEPTRVRQRVLAFTLTLTAIAYLDRVCISMAAPAMKAELAISDAQMGWVFSAFTFAYALFEVPSGWLADRFGARLMLTRVVVWWSAMTAATGAVWSIASLIGVRFLFGMGEAGCFPSMARAYARWLPLRERGRAFGLTLMAGALGGAATQPLVVALLEWMHWRHTFMVFGVVGMVWAVVWFWWFRDEPRAHPGVNRAELALIGAQPADPHHHVPWATLLRDRNLLAICFMYLFAIYGWYFYLTWLPTYLLRARGFDLKHVGWLAALPLLSIASGVLVGGWLSDVLARRWGVRRGRRAPGIVGLPLAAVAIVAGIATPTATSSALFFAAAAGLAALGVSPAWAVCLEIGGRHAGVVSGAMNMFGNFGGALSPVVIGFTLEQGGGWTPSLLSIAVCYLLAAGCWMLIDPERPIDGC from the coding sequence ATGTCCGAGCCGACGCGGGTCCGCCAGCGGGTGCTCGCGTTCACGCTGACGCTGACCGCGATCGCCTACCTCGATCGCGTCTGCATCTCGATGGCGGCGCCGGCGATGAAAGCGGAGCTGGCGATCAGCGACGCCCAGATGGGCTGGGTGTTCAGCGCCTTCACCTTCGCCTACGCGCTGTTCGAGGTGCCGAGCGGCTGGCTCGCCGACCGTTTCGGCGCCCGGCTCATGCTGACCCGCGTCGTCGTCTGGTGGTCGGCGATGACCGCGGCGACGGGCGCGGTGTGGAGCATCGCCTCGCTGATCGGCGTCCGCTTCCTGTTCGGCATGGGCGAGGCCGGCTGCTTCCCCAGCATGGCGCGCGCCTATGCGCGCTGGCTGCCCCTGCGCGAGCGCGGGCGCGCCTTCGGTCTGACCCTGATGGCGGGGGCGCTCGGCGGCGCGGCGACCCAGCCGCTGGTGGTGGCGCTGCTCGAATGGATGCACTGGCGCCACACCTTCATGGTCTTCGGCGTCGTCGGCATGGTCTGGGCGGTGGTCTGGTTCTGGTGGTTCCGCGACGAACCGCGCGCGCACCCGGGGGTCAATCGGGCCGAGCTGGCATTGATCGGCGCCCAGCCCGCCGATCCCCATCACCACGTGCCCTGGGCGACGCTGCTGCGCGACCGCAACCTGCTCGCCATCTGCTTCATGTACCTGTTCGCGATCTACGGCTGGTACTTCTACCTCACCTGGCTGCCGACCTACCTGCTGCGGGCGCGCGGCTTCGACCTCAAACACGTCGGCTGGCTGGCGGCGTTGCCGCTGCTCAGCATCGCCAGCGGCGTCCTGGTCGGCGGCTGGCTGAGCGACGTCCTGGCGCGGCGCTGGGGCGTGCGGCGCGGCCGCCGCGCGCCCGGCATCGTCGGACTGCCGCTGGCGGCGGTGGCGATCGTCGCCGGCATCGCGACCCCGACGGCGACCAGCTCGGCGCTGTTCTTCGCCGCGGCCGCGGGCCTGGCCGCGCTCGGCGTCAGCCCGGCCTGGGCCGTCTGCCTCGAGATCGGCGGCCGCCACGCCGGCGTGGTGAGCGGCGCGATGAACATGTTCGGCAACTTCGGCGGCGCGCTCAGTCCGGTGGTGATCGGCTTCACGCTCGAGCAGGGGGGCGGCTGGACGCCGTCGCTGCTCTCGATCGCCGTCTGCTACCTGCTCGCCGCCGGCTGCTGGATGCTGATCGACCCCGAACGCCCGATCGACGGCTGCTGA
- a CDS encoding ABC transporter substrate-binding protein — MTVLRLGFVPLTDCAVLAVAQAKGMFARHGIAVQLGREVSWASLRDKLMAGAVDGAQLLAGMPLAAAAGIDPAAPPLLTACGLGLNGNAITLSSALWVRVIAADPAAATRRPLTADVLWPLVDADRRAGRPPLHLAMVYPFAAHHYQLRYWLAAAGIDPDHDVRLSVVPPPRMVDALADGAIDGCCVGEPWNSLAVRRGVGRIAITGYELWNNAPEKVFAVTRRFAERNPQTHLAVLRALLEASAWADAPENRDELARLLAAEHLVGAPAGVIAAALAGDIALGGGARLSLPDFHVFHRYAATFPWVSHGIWFLRQMRRWGQLAGAGDLTAIASEVYRPDLYREAASALGMLAPEIDLKREGVHTRPWALETSAGSIPMGPDAFFDGSVFDPLGDADFVGGAMLTR, encoded by the coding sequence GTGACGGTGCTGCGCCTCGGCTTCGTGCCGCTCACCGACTGCGCCGTCCTCGCGGTGGCGCAGGCGAAAGGGATGTTCGCGCGCCACGGCATCGCCGTGCAGCTCGGTCGCGAGGTCTCCTGGGCCAGCCTGCGCGACAAGTTGATGGCCGGCGCCGTCGATGGCGCCCAGCTCCTCGCCGGCATGCCGCTCGCCGCCGCTGCGGGCATCGATCCGGCGGCGCCGCCGCTGCTCACCGCCTGTGGCCTCGGCCTCAACGGCAACGCGATCACCCTCTCGTCGGCACTCTGGGTGCGCGTCATCGCGGCCGACCCCGCCGCCGCGACGCGCCGGCCGCTGACCGCCGACGTGCTGTGGCCGCTCGTCGACGCCGACCGTCGCGCCGGCCGGCCGCCGCTGCACCTGGCGATGGTCTATCCGTTCGCCGCCCACCACTACCAACTGCGCTACTGGTTGGCGGCGGCGGGCATCGACCCGGACCACGACGTGCGCCTGTCGGTGGTGCCGCCGCCGCGCATGGTCGATGCGCTCGCCGACGGTGCGATCGACGGCTGCTGCGTCGGCGAGCCGTGGAACTCGCTCGCCGTGCGCCGCGGCGTCGGCCGCATCGCCATCACCGGCTACGAGCTGTGGAACAACGCCCCCGAGAAGGTCTTCGCGGTGACGCGCCGCTTCGCCGAGCGCAATCCGCAGACGCACCTCGCCGTCCTGCGCGCCCTGCTCGAGGCATCGGCGTGGGCGGACGCGCCGGAGAATCGCGACGAGCTCGCGCGCCTCCTCGCCGCCGAGCACCTGGTCGGCGCGCCGGCCGGCGTCATCGCCGCGGCGCTCGCCGGCGACATCGCGCTCGGCGGCGGGGCGCGCCTGAGCCTGCCCGACTTCCACGTCTTCCACCGCTACGCCGCCACCTTTCCCTGGGTGTCGCACGGCATCTGGTTCCTGCGCCAGATGCGGCGCTGGGGGCAGCTCGCGGGGGCGGGCGACCTGACCGCGATCGCCAGCGAGGTCTACCGCCCCGATCTCTACCGCGAGGCCGCGAGCGCGCTCGGGATGCTCGCGCCCGAGATCGATCTCAAGCGCGAGGGCGTGCACACGCGGCCGTGGGCGCTCGAGACGAGCGCCGGCTCGATCCCCATGGGGCCCGACGCCTTCTTCGACGGCAGCGTCTTCGATCCGCTGGGCGATGCTGACTTCGTGGGCGGCGCGATGCTCACGCGCTGA
- a CDS encoding acyl carrier protein yields the protein MERTEITTRLTAIFREVFDDDTIEIHDAMTAKDVEEWDSLNHINLIVAVERAFRVKFTTKEVSALANVGEFIALIGSKLG from the coding sequence ATGGAGCGCACTGAGATCACGACGCGGCTGACCGCGATCTTCCGCGAGGTGTTCGACGACGACACGATCGAGATCCACGACGCCATGACGGCCAAGGACGTCGAGGAGTGGGACTCGCTCAATCACATCAACCTGATCGTGGCGGTGGAGCGCGCCTTTCGGGTCAAGTTCACCACCAAGGAAGTGAGCGCGCTCGCCAACGTGGGCGAATTCATCGCCCTGATCGGCAGCAAGCTGGGCTAG
- a CDS encoding HAD family hydrolase, producing the protein MLRHDATHLDYGALVKARRTLDFSTCTRTVRIAVLSDAAVPQLAPLLEVLLAQHRVRAEIHLGEYDTTELAILDPGSALYAFRPEVVVILNSTNALRLKYYGSPGERAGFADEVAQRLAGLWDTLAGRCPALVLQSTYVLPYERQFGNFDHKVAESLYAVVAALNARLTALARERPHVLINDVEALASYVGRRQWCDERMWTLYKAFCAFDHLPLVAQNIADIVLASLGHVVKCLVLDLDNTLWGGVVGDDGLEGIAIGPYGDGEPYHRLQFYLRELKRRGIILAVCSKNDHATALEPFRSHPEMVLREEDLAVFVANWNPKPDNIRRIRETLNIGFDSMVFVDDNPFERNLVRAELPEVIVPELPEDASDYVRVLAELNLFEATSFSDEDRRRADLYRANAERQRLESEATDLGAYLRSLDMRITLAPFDELHLTRIVQLLQRSNQFNLTTRRYNLAECRAMMADDATWVPWYAKLTDRFGDNGLISVVILERRPDALVIDAWLMSCRVLGRGVEAFAMNRVVEWARAHGYRTVIGRYLPTAKNGMVREFYAQFGFDKVDESPTGEATWQLDVAAYAPREVPMVAVESAGSGTSDGAH; encoded by the coding sequence GTGCTGAGGCACGACGCCACCCATCTCGACTACGGCGCGCTGGTGAAGGCGCGGCGGACGCTCGACTTCTCGACCTGCACGCGCACCGTCCGGATCGCCGTGCTGTCGGACGCGGCGGTGCCGCAGCTCGCGCCGCTGCTCGAGGTGCTGCTGGCCCAGCATCGGGTGCGCGCCGAGATCCACCTCGGCGAGTACGATACGACCGAGCTCGCGATCCTCGACCCGGGCTCGGCGCTCTACGCGTTCCGCCCCGAGGTCGTCGTCATCCTCAACAGCACCAACGCCCTGCGCCTGAAGTACTACGGCAGCCCGGGCGAGCGCGCCGGGTTCGCGGACGAGGTGGCGCAGCGGCTCGCCGGGCTGTGGGACACGCTCGCCGGCCGGTGCCCGGCCCTGGTGCTGCAGTCGACCTACGTGCTGCCGTACGAGCGCCAGTTCGGCAACTTCGACCACAAGGTGGCGGAGTCGCTGTACGCCGTCGTCGCCGCGCTCAACGCGCGCCTCACCGCGCTGGCGCGCGAGCGCCCCCACGTGCTGATCAACGACGTCGAGGCGCTGGCCTCCTACGTCGGCCGCCGGCAGTGGTGCGACGAGCGGATGTGGACGCTCTACAAGGCCTTCTGCGCCTTCGACCACCTGCCGCTGGTGGCGCAGAACATCGCCGACATCGTCCTCGCCAGCCTCGGGCACGTGGTCAAGTGCCTGGTGCTCGATCTCGACAATACGCTGTGGGGAGGGGTGGTCGGCGACGACGGGCTCGAGGGCATCGCCATCGGGCCCTACGGCGACGGCGAACCGTACCACCGGCTGCAGTTCTACCTGCGCGAGCTGAAGCGCCGCGGCATCATCCTGGCGGTGTGCAGCAAGAACGACCACGCCACGGCGCTCGAGCCGTTCCGCAGCCACCCCGAGATGGTGCTGCGCGAGGAGGACCTCGCGGTCTTCGTCGCCAACTGGAACCCCAAGCCGGACAACATCCGTCGCATCCGCGAGACCCTCAACATCGGTTTCGACAGCATGGTGTTCGTCGACGACAACCCGTTCGAGCGCAACCTGGTGCGCGCCGAGCTGCCCGAGGTGATCGTGCCGGAGCTGCCGGAGGACGCCTCCGACTACGTCCGCGTCCTGGCCGAGCTCAATCTCTTCGAGGCGACGTCGTTCTCCGACGAGGATCGCCGCCGCGCCGACCTGTACCGCGCCAACGCCGAGCGCCAGCGCCTCGAGAGCGAAGCCACCGACCTCGGCGCCTACCTGCGCTCGCTCGACATGCGCATCACCCTGGCGCCCTTCGACGAGCTGCACCTGACGCGCATCGTCCAACTGCTGCAACGCAGCAACCAGTTCAACCTGACCACCCGGCGGTACAACCTGGCCGAGTGCCGCGCCATGATGGCGGACGACGCGACCTGGGTGCCGTGGTACGCGAAGCTGACGGACCGCTTCGGCGACAACGGCCTGATCTCGGTCGTCATCCTCGAGCGCCGGCCGGATGCGCTGGTGATCGATGCCTGGCTCATGAGCTGCCGGGTGCTGGGACGCGGGGTGGAGGCGTTCGCCATGAACCGGGTCGTCGAGTGGGCCCGCGCGCACGGCTACCGGACGGTGATCGGTCGCTACCTGCCGACGGCGAAGAACGGCATGGTGCGGGAGTTTTACGCCCAGTTCGGGTTCGACAAGGTCGACGAGAGCCCGACGGGAGAGGCGACCTGGCAACTCGACGTCGCGGCCTACGCGCCGCGCGAGGTGCCGATGGTGGCGGTGGAGTCGGCCGGGAGCGGGACGAGCGATGGAGCGCACTGA
- a CDS encoding ANTAR domain-containing protein, whose amino-acid sequence MIVDENPDRAALIERSLVAAGYQIVARVIGRADLQAAVNAVQPDVIVIDMESPDRDTLEDMSRITRERPRPTVMFVDRSDSDSIRAAVQAGVTAYVVAGLQPERVRPVLEVAIARFNEFQDLRRELESARSSLEDRKVIERAKGILMKRRGLAEDEAFRLLRKMAMDRKTRLATVAREVVAAAEVL is encoded by the coding sequence ATGATCGTCGACGAAAACCCCGACCGGGCGGCGCTGATCGAGCGCAGCCTGGTCGCCGCCGGCTACCAGATCGTGGCCCGGGTCATCGGGCGGGCCGATTTGCAGGCGGCGGTGAACGCGGTCCAGCCCGACGTCATCGTCATCGACATGGAGAGCCCGGACCGCGACACGCTCGAGGACATGTCGCGCATCACGCGCGAACGGCCGCGGCCGACGGTGATGTTCGTCGACCGCAGCGACAGCGACTCGATCCGCGCCGCGGTCCAGGCGGGCGTCACCGCCTACGTGGTCGCGGGCCTGCAGCCCGAGCGCGTGCGGCCGGTGCTCGAGGTGGCGATCGCCCGCTTCAACGAGTTCCAGGATCTGCGGCGCGAGCTCGAGAGCGCCCGATCCAGCCTCGAGGATCGCAAGGTGATCGAGCGCGCCAAAGGTATCCTGATGAAGCGCCGCGGCCTCGCCGAGGACGAGGCCTTTCGCCTGCTGCGCAAGATGGCGATGGACCGCAAGACGCGTCTCGCCACGGTGGCGCGCGAGGTGGTGGCGGCCGCGGAGGTTCTGTGA
- a CDS encoding MaoC family dehydratase N-terminal domain-containing protein: protein MSGPEVALRGIVEGHRTNRSYRITPAVHAHFLAAFGDANALHVDDAAARAHGFPEKVAHGMILAGFISHFVGMHFPGERTLLHSVHTQLKSPSHVGDEIEIAATVTQVVEAVRVVAMDLVLTNVTRGRVAARAKVQVGLL, encoded by the coding sequence ATGAGCGGACCCGAGGTCGCCCTGCGCGGCATCGTCGAAGGCCACCGGACCAACCGCAGCTACCGCATCACGCCGGCCGTCCATGCGCACTTCCTCGCCGCCTTCGGCGACGCCAACGCCCTGCACGTCGACGACGCGGCGGCGCGGGCGCACGGCTTCCCGGAGAAGGTGGCGCACGGCATGATCCTCGCCGGGTTCATCTCGCACTTCGTCGGCATGCACTTTCCGGGCGAACGGACGCTGCTGCACTCCGTGCACACCCAGCTCAAGAGCCCGTCGCACGTCGGCGACGAGATCGAGATCGCCGCCACGGTCACGCAGGTGGTGGAGGCGGTGCGGGTGGTGGCGATGGACCTGGTGCTGACCAACGTCACCCGCGGCCGGGTCGCGGCGCGGGCGAAGGTCCAGGTGGGGCTGCTCTGA
- the nirB gene encoding nitrite reductase large subunit NirB, whose product MPTITKCDSHPRRRRRVVVVGNGMVGHRFCEELARADVDRGCRIACIGEERRAAYDRVHLSEFLSGRSAEALRLADPDWYAAQGIGLRLGDPVVAIDRAACTVATAGGARVPYDALVLATGSAPLVPALRGIERRGVFVYRTIDDLEAIRAWGTTARRAAVIGGGLLGLEAAKAARDLGLETHVVELAPRLMPRQVDAGGGAILRQSIERLGVRVHVGAQTEAIDGDGDDGAVSALCLRDGVRLAVDMVIVSAGIRPRDELARAAGLAVGDRGGVVVDTTLATSDPRIFCIGEAALASGMVYGLVAPGYEMARVLAARLTGGDARFTGADLSTTLKLLGVAVASFGDAFADETLGAAARRIVVEDRLRGVYQKLVVDESRRLLGGVLVGDAAAYPTLVGLLRNGRPLPERPHDLLVGGAETAIAAGDDDHVCACNGVSRAAVRAAIREQELTSVGGIKACTRAGTGCGGCVPALATILDGELAAAGRAVNRTVCEHFAYSRQELFEIVKLGRVRSFEQLLASHGSGGGCEVCRPVVASILASTWNDLVLTHATIQDTNDRFLANIQRGGTYSVVPRIPGGEITPEKLIAIGEIARRFDLYCKITGGQRIDLLGARVDQLPDIWEALVGAGFESGHAYGKAMRTVKSCVGSTWCRYGVQDSTALAIRIEERYRGIRAPHKLKSAVSGCIRECAEAQSKDFGVIATEQGWNLYVGGNGGAQPRHADLLAADLDAATLIRFIDRFLMYYIQTANPLERTARWLERLDGGLAYLRHVVVDDGLGIAAQLEADMQALVDTYACEWAAVVRDPQRRAQFRHFADSRAADPGLAFVRERGQRRPADWPTAAPVVPPPPAAGWVRLARAEDVPPEGGITVAHDGVQIAIFHFATRGEWFATQATCPHRGDAVLARGLLGTARGEPKVACPLHKKTFSLRSGSCLTDPELRVRTYPVRVENGAVWVQLSAAQVEEVAHAL is encoded by the coding sequence ATGCCCACGATCACGAAATGCGATTCGCACCCCCGTCGCCGCCGGCGCGTCGTCGTCGTCGGCAACGGCATGGTGGGGCATCGCTTCTGCGAGGAGCTGGCGCGCGCCGACGTCGACCGCGGCTGCCGCATCGCCTGCATCGGCGAGGAGCGGCGCGCGGCCTATGATCGCGTTCACCTGAGCGAATTCCTTTCCGGCCGCAGCGCCGAGGCGCTGCGCCTCGCCGATCCCGACTGGTACGCGGCGCAGGGCATCGGCCTGCGCCTCGGCGATCCAGTGGTCGCCATCGATCGCGCCGCCTGCACCGTGGCAACCGCCGGCGGCGCGCGCGTGCCGTATGACGCCCTGGTGCTCGCCACCGGCTCGGCGCCGCTCGTGCCGGCGCTACGCGGCATCGAGCGGCGCGGCGTCTTCGTCTATCGGACGATCGACGATCTCGAAGCCATCCGCGCCTGGGGGACGACGGCGCGCCGGGCGGCGGTGATCGGTGGCGGGCTGCTCGGCCTGGAAGCGGCGAAGGCGGCGCGCGATCTCGGGCTCGAAACGCACGTCGTCGAGCTGGCGCCGCGTCTCATGCCGCGCCAGGTCGACGCCGGTGGCGGCGCGATCCTGCGTCAGTCGATCGAGCGCCTGGGCGTCCGGGTCCACGTCGGCGCCCAGACCGAGGCGATCGACGGCGATGGCGATGACGGAGCGGTATCGGCGCTGTGCCTGCGCGACGGCGTCCGCCTCGCGGTCGACATGGTCATCGTCTCCGCCGGCATCCGGCCGCGCGACGAGCTGGCGCGCGCCGCGGGCCTGGCGGTCGGCGACCGCGGCGGCGTCGTCGTCGACACCACGCTGGCGACCAGCGACCCGCGCATCTTCTGCATCGGCGAGGCGGCGTTGGCGAGCGGCATGGTCTATGGCCTGGTGGCGCCCGGCTACGAGATGGCGCGGGTGCTGGCGGCGCGTCTGACCGGCGGCGACGCGCGTTTCACCGGTGCCGATCTCTCGACGACGCTCAAGCTGCTCGGCGTCGCGGTGGCGAGCTTCGGCGATGCCTTCGCCGACGAGACGCTGGGCGCCGCAGCGCGCCGGATCGTGGTCGAGGACCGACTGCGCGGCGTTTACCAGAAGCTGGTGGTCGACGAGAGCCGCCGCCTGCTCGGCGGCGTGCTGGTCGGCGACGCCGCCGCCTATCCGACGCTCGTCGGCCTGCTGCGCAACGGCCGGCCGCTGCCGGAGCGGCCGCACGATCTGCTGGTCGGCGGCGCCGAGACGGCGATCGCAGCCGGCGACGATGACCACGTCTGCGCGTGCAACGGCGTCAGCCGCGCCGCGGTCCGCGCCGCGATTCGCGAGCAGGAGCTGACCTCGGTCGGCGGCATCAAGGCGTGCACGCGCGCCGGCACCGGTTGCGGCGGGTGCGTGCCGGCGTTGGCGACGATCCTCGACGGCGAGCTCGCCGCGGCCGGCCGTGCGGTGAACCGCACCGTCTGCGAGCACTTCGCCTACAGCCGCCAGGAGCTGTTCGAAATCGTCAAGCTCGGCCGCGTCCGCAGCTTCGAGCAGCTCCTCGCCAGCCACGGCAGTGGCGGCGGCTGCGAGGTGTGCCGTCCGGTCGTGGCCTCGATCCTGGCCAGCACCTGGAACGACCTGGTCCTGACGCATGCCACCATCCAGGACACCAACGACCGCTTCCTCGCCAACATTCAGCGCGGCGGCACCTACTCGGTGGTGCCGCGCATCCCGGGCGGCGAGATCACGCCGGAGAAGCTGATCGCGATCGGCGAGATCGCGCGCCGCTTCGACCTCTACTGCAAGATCACCGGTGGGCAGCGCATCGACCTGCTGGGGGCGCGCGTCGATCAGCTCCCCGACATCTGGGAGGCGCTGGTCGGCGCCGGCTTCGAGAGCGGCCACGCCTACGGCAAGGCGATGCGGACGGTGAAGAGTTGCGTCGGCTCCACCTGGTGCCGCTACGGCGTGCAGGATTCCACCGCCCTCGCCATACGCATCGAGGAGCGCTACCGCGGCATCCGCGCCCCGCACAAGCTGAAGAGCGCCGTCTCCGGCTGCATCCGCGAGTGCGCCGAGGCGCAGAGCAAGGACTTCGGCGTCATCGCCACCGAGCAGGGGTGGAACCTCTACGTCGGCGGCAACGGCGGCGCGCAGCCGCGGCACGCCGACCTGCTCGCCGCCGATCTCGATGCCGCGACGCTGATCCGCTTCATCGATCGCTTCCTGATGTACTACATCCAGACCGCCAACCCGCTGGAGCGCACGGCGCGCTGGCTCGAGCGCCTCGACGGCGGTCTCGCCTATCTCAGGCACGTGGTGGTCGACGATGGCCTCGGCATCGCGGCGCAGCTCGAGGCCGACATGCAGGCGCTGGTCGACACCTATGCCTGCGAATGGGCGGCGGTGGTGCGTGACCCGCAGCGCCGCGCCCAGTTCCGCCACTTCGCCGACTCCCGCGCCGCCGATCCGGGTCTGGCGTTCGTGCGCGAGCGCGGGCAGCGCCGGCCAGCCGATTGGCCGACCGCGGCGCCGGTCGTGCCCCCGCCGCCGGCTGCCGGCTGGGTGCGCTTGGCGCGGGCCGAGGACGTGCCGCCGGAGGGCGGCATCACCGTCGCGCACGACGGCGTGCAGATCGCCATCTTCCACTTCGCGACCCGCGGCGAGTGGTTCGCCACCCAGGCCACCTGTCCCCATCGCGGCGACGCCGTGCTCGCCCGCGGTCTCCTCGGCACGGCGCGGGGCGAGCCCAAGGTCGCCTGCCCGCTGCACAAGAAGACCTTCTCGCTGCGCTCGGGGTCCTGCCTGACCGATCCAGAGCTCCGCGTGCGGACGTATCCGGTGCGCGTCGAGAACGGCGCGGTGTGGGTGCAGTTGTCGGCGGCGCAGGTCGAGGAGGTGGCGCATGCGCTCTGA
- a CDS encoding SDR family oxidoreductase, whose protein sequence is MRVAVTGGSGGIGAATVRHLAGQGHDVLFTYCRGRESAEALQDATGARARHYDQGDPASLAALAALLREEPFDALVNNAARPSPRRLLLKTDPEAFIAYQAEALRGVLTLSSALASQLKARGAPGAIVTVLSSVTLGMPPAKQAAYVSAKYALLGLTRAMAVELVRHGVRVNAVAPSMTATAFNADLPERFVEELAATLPMERLATPAEVAGVIAFLLSPAASYITGVNLPVAGGQAC, encoded by the coding sequence ATGCGGGTCGCGGTCACCGGCGGCAGCGGCGGCATCGGCGCCGCGACGGTGCGCCATCTCGCCGGGCAGGGGCACGACGTGCTGTTCACCTACTGCCGTGGCCGGGAGTCGGCGGAGGCGCTGCAGGACGCCACCGGCGCGCGCGCCCGGCACTACGACCAGGGCGATCCGGCCTCGCTGGCGGCGCTCGCCGCCCTGCTGCGCGAGGAGCCGTTCGACGCGCTGGTCAACAATGCCGCCCGGCCCAGCCCGCGCCGGCTGCTGCTGAAGACCGACCCCGAGGCGTTCATCGCCTATCAGGCCGAGGCGCTGCGCGGCGTGTTGACGCTGTCGAGCGCGCTGGCCAGCCAGCTCAAGGCGCGCGGCGCGCCCGGCGCGATCGTCACCGTGCTGTCGTCGGTGACCCTCGGCATGCCCCCGGCCAAGCAGGCGGCCTACGTGAGCGCGAAGTACGCGCTGCTCGGCCTGACGCGCGCCATGGCGGTCGAGCTCGTCCGCCACGGCGTGCGGGTCAATGCCGTCGCGCCGTCGATGACCGCCACGGCGTTCAACGCCGACCTGCCGGAGCGCTTCGTCGAGGAGCTCGCCGCGACCCTGCCGATGGAACGCCTGGCGACGCCCGCCGAGGTCGCCGGCGTGATCGCCTTCCTGCTGTCGCCCGCGGCGAGCTACATCACCGGCGTCAACCTGCCGGTCGCCGGAGGCCAGGCGTGCTGA
- a CDS encoding sulfite exporter TauE/SafE family protein, with protein sequence MAAEVVLLISIVAGFVGAMSGMGGGVVLIPALTLFGLDIKRAIAVSILSVIATSSGAASAYVRDHITNLKIGMFLEMFTIVGALTGASFTVASGERVLFLAFGVVLLATWLSLWWQRRESWQPARAQDALSHWLELEGRYWDRSEQREIAYRGTRAYLGAPLMFGAGLVAGLLGIGAGALKVLIHDLVMRLPPKVSTTTSNLIIGVTALAGTSVYLRAGLIDPGLAAPVIVGITVGAFLGTRLLVRLSNRVVRLFFLVVLAVLGLEMLMRGLIGR encoded by the coding sequence ATGGCTGCCGAAGTCGTGCTGCTCATTTCGATCGTCGCCGGTTTCGTCGGCGCGATGAGCGGCATGGGTGGCGGCGTGGTGCTCATTCCGGCGCTGACGCTCTTCGGCCTCGACATCAAGCGGGCGATTGCCGTCAGCATCCTCTCGGTCATCGCCACCTCGAGCGGCGCCGCGTCCGCCTACGTCCGCGACCACATCACCAATCTGAAGATCGGCATGTTTCTCGAGATGTTCACCATCGTCGGCGCGTTGACCGGGGCGTCTTTCACCGTCGCGTCGGGGGAGCGGGTGCTCTTCCTGGCCTTCGGCGTCGTGCTCCTCGCCACCTGGCTCTCCCTCTGGTGGCAACGCCGCGAGTCATGGCAGCCGGCGCGCGCCCAGGATGCCCTGTCGCACTGGCTCGAGCTCGAGGGCCGCTACTGGGATCGCTCGGAGCAGCGCGAGATCGCCTACCGCGGCACGCGCGCCTATCTCGGCGCCCCACTCATGTTCGGGGCCGGTCTCGTCGCCGGTCTGCTCGGCATTGGCGCCGGCGCCCTGAAGGTGCTGATCCACGATCTGGTGATGCGGCTGCCGCCGAAGGTTTCGACGACCACGAGCAACCTGATCATCGGCGTCACCGCGCTGGCGGGAACCAGCGTCTACCTCCGCGCCGGACTGATCGATCCCGGCCTGGCGGCGCCGGTCATCGTCGGCATCACCGTCGGCGCGTTCCTCGGCACGCGATTGCTGGTCCGCCTGTCGAACCGCGTGGTACGCCTCTTCTTCCTCGTCGTGCTCGCCGTCCTCGGCCTGGAAATGCTGATGCGCGGCCTGATCGGACGGTGA
- the tadA gene encoding Flp pilus assembly complex ATPase component TadA: MILVTGTTGSGRSTTLAALIDYVNRTRQRWLNASRFGGTTTPWLPKSCCSFRSSPVSSAR, translated from the coding sequence TTGATCCTGGTCACCGGCACCACCGGCAGCGGCAGGAGCACGACCCTGGCGGCGTTGATCGACTACGTCAACCGCACCCGGCAGCGGTGGTTGAATGCGAGCCGGTTCGGGGGGACAACGACACCATGGCTGCCGAAGTCGTGCTGCTCATTTCGATCGTCGCCGGTTTCGTCGGCGCGATGA
- a CDS encoding DUF1634 domain-containing protein, producing the protein MTAVRDGDRDGVGEGADLIVGYTLLAGVLLSLGLIASGLAWHWALYRTWQLDYALPTTSVAGFVVADLTAMAGGSFRPRFLVNSGIAVLLLTPYVRVLLSMLYFLLVERNLKYTLFTAFVLAILTYSLAWA; encoded by the coding sequence GTGACGGCGGTGCGAGACGGCGATCGCGATGGCGTCGGGGAGGGCGCCGACCTCATCGTCGGCTACACCTTGCTCGCCGGTGTGCTGCTGAGCCTCGGCCTGATCGCCAGCGGGCTGGCGTGGCACTGGGCGCTCTACCGCACCTGGCAGCTCGATTATGCCCTGCCGACCACGAGCGTCGCCGGCTTCGTCGTCGCCGATCTCACCGCCATGGCTGGCGGCTCCTTCCGCCCGCGCTTCCTCGTCAACTCCGGCATCGCCGTCCTGTTGCTGACCCCGTACGTCCGGGTCCTGTTGTCGATGCTCTACTTCCTGCTCGTGGAACGGAACCTCAAGTACACGCTGTTCACCGCGTTCGTGTTGGCGATACTCACCTACAGCCTGGCGTGGGCGTAA